A region from the Branchiostoma lanceolatum isolate klBraLanc5 chromosome 2, klBraLanc5.hap2, whole genome shotgun sequence genome encodes:
- the LOC136428066 gene encoding skin secretory protein xP2-like, with amino-acid sequence MQRWLVLLLALCLAAVHVSVAQSPVPAEGGSPPEAPQSPEAPAAEDVEGTDAEEDVGDAGTDAPDDGTDAPGEGTAAPMAPTTAAPEPEETTPAAGCAAIVANSLLVFSTAALLLTRQ; translated from the exons ATGCAGCGTTGGTTGGTTCTACTTCTGGCCCTGTGCCTAGCAGCCGTTCACGTTTCCGTAGCCCAGTCGCCTGTCCCGGCGGAGGGAGGGAGCCCTCCCGAGGCGCCCCAGTCCCCCGAGGCGCCGGCGGCTGAGGACGTGGAGGGCACGGACGCGGAGGAAGATGTCGGTGACGCAGGCACAGACGCACCTGACGACGGCACAGATGCACCAG GTGAGGGCACGGCCGCACCCATGGCCCCTACGACAGCAGCACCAGAACCAGAGGAGACCACGCCCGCTGCTGGCTGTGCCGCCATCGTAGCGAACTCCCTCCTGGTCTTCAGCACCGCCGCTCTTCTACTCACCAGgcagtga